A section of the Flavobacterium ardleyense genome encodes:
- a CDS encoding complex I subunit 4 family protein produces MDVSILLILLLTGAIATYLSGDKLASKVALIFSVAALVITLMLVNMHAQGQSLDFAQVWVTNPKIFFALSGDGLALAMLLLTTGLLPIIIYSSFGSTYNNAKTFYGLIMFMAFAMAGTFLASDGFLYYIFWELSLIPIYFIALVWGNGDAESRKKAVLKFFIYTLAGSLFMLVGFVYLFQKTGSFLLTDLVKASLSETEQTWIFFAFFLAYAIKIPLIPFHTWQAKVYQKAPFVGTILLSGIMLKMGLYSIIRWQLPIAPFAARHYMTILISLGIAGVIYGSIVALRQKNLKRLLAYSSLAHVGLIAAGAYTLTIDGFRGAVLQMLAHGFVVTGLFIVAEIIERRYNTQEIAEMGGIRSQAPKLTSFFLILVMASVALPTTFNFVAEFMVLFSLSQINMWFAVLGGSTIILGAYYMLKMFQNSMLGETNTKLFADVTFSEGTSLVLIVGVLLFFGFYPKPLLELITPSLEQILAGINNLDQLKQTVQ; encoded by the coding sequence ATGGATGTATCTATACTATTAATACTCTTACTTACCGGTGCAATTGCTACTTATTTAAGCGGCGATAAATTGGCTTCAAAAGTTGCGCTGATCTTTTCGGTTGCAGCATTAGTAATCACTTTGATGCTTGTAAATATGCACGCTCAAGGACAGTCACTAGACTTCGCGCAAGTTTGGGTAACAAACCCAAAAATATTCTTTGCTCTTTCTGGCGATGGACTGGCTCTAGCGATGTTGTTACTTACAACGGGATTATTGCCAATCATTATCTATTCGTCTTTTGGAAGTACCTACAACAATGCAAAGACTTTCTACGGATTAATTATGTTTATGGCTTTTGCGATGGCAGGAACATTCTTGGCATCAGACGGATTCCTGTATTATATTTTCTGGGAACTTTCGCTAATACCAATCTACTTTATCGCACTTGTTTGGGGTAATGGAGATGCGGAATCTCGCAAGAAGGCGGTTTTGAAATTCTTTATTTACACGCTTGCAGGTTCTTTATTTATGCTAGTTGGATTTGTGTACTTATTCCAAAAAACAGGAAGCTTCTTGCTAACAGATTTGGTAAAAGCATCTTTATCAGAAACAGAACAAACTTGGATTTTCTTCGCATTCTTCTTGGCTTACGCTATTAAGATTCCGTTGATTCCTTTTCATACTTGGCAAGCGAAAGTTTACCAAAAAGCACCATTTGTGGGAACGATTCTCCTTTCGGGAATTATGCTAAAAATGGGATTGTATAGCATTATCAGATGGCAATTGCCAATCGCTCCTTTTGCAGCGAGACATTATATGACGATTTTGATTTCTCTTGGAATAGCAGGTGTTATCTACGGATCTATTGTAGCACTGCGTCAGAAAAATCTAAAACGATTACTAGCTTATTCATCTCTTGCCCACGTTGGACTAATCGCTGCGGGTGCATATACACTTACAATTGATGGTTTCCGCGGAGCAGTTTTGCAAATGCTAGCACACGGATTTGTAGTGACAGGATTATTTATTGTTGCCGAAATTATCGAAAGACGTTACAACACACAAGAAATTGCCGAAATGGGCGGAATCCGTTCTCAAGCACCAAAACTTACATCATTCTTTTTGATATTAGTAATGGCTTCGGTAGCACTGCCGACAACCTTCAACTTTGTTGCTGAGTTTATGGTTTTGTTTAGTTTATCACAAATCAATATGTGGTTTGCCGTTTTGGGAGGATCAACAATCATTCTTGGTGCTTACTATATGCTGAAAATGTTTCAGAATTCGATGCTTGGAGAAACGAATACCAAATTATTTGCCGATGTAACTTTTAGCGAAGGAACGTCACTTGTGCTTATTGTCGGAGTTTTGCTTTTCTTCGGATTTTATCCAAAACCATTATTGGAACTAATTACTCCAAGTCTCGAGCAGATTTTGGCGGGTATCAATAATTTGGATCAGCTTAAACAAACAGTTCAATAA
- a CDS encoding NADH-quinone oxidoreductase subunit N: MITLLAITGLGVLCLLFEIFNLRRFIVPFATIGLLAALGLTISTYDVPSSYFNNMVITDNFSVVFSSLFILLTTFLVAMSHEFYRDHPTKISDFVSIKIFLLAGAVAMVTFGNLAMFFLGLEVLSIALYILASSERLSLKSNEAGMKYFLMGAFASGIVLFGICLIYGATGSFEITEIYALSTSGLMPAWFFIGMALLTIGMLFKIAAVPFHFWAPDVYEGSPNLTAALMSTLTKVVAIAALYKLITGMESIVDYKFQILIVVISIASMVVGNIMALRQDNVKRMLAFSGVSHAGFMLMVFLSNSPSHGTLLYYAGAYALAGIAAFAVLIHVCEGKDNENIVNFNGLGKTNPFLAAMLTAALLSMGGIPIFSGFFAKFMLFTQTIQSGYLYVVIVAVLMSIVSIGYYFKLILAMYTKDAEETSRPVPMIYSAVAGIAILINILMGLFPSAIIDLL; the protein is encoded by the coding sequence ATGATTACATTATTAGCGATTACAGGATTAGGTGTTTTGTGTCTTTTATTTGAAATTTTCAATCTAAGAAGATTCATAGTTCCGTTTGCAACGATCGGTTTGCTTGCCGCTTTGGGTTTAACTATTAGCACTTACGATGTGCCGTCATCATATTTTAACAATATGGTTATTACCGACAATTTTTCGGTAGTATTCTCATCGTTGTTCATTTTGCTGACCACATTTTTAGTAGCAATGAGCCATGAATTTTATAGAGATCATCCTACAAAAATCAGTGACTTTGTATCAATCAAAATATTCTTACTAGCAGGAGCAGTTGCAATGGTGACTTTTGGAAACCTTGCTATGTTTTTCTTGGGACTTGAAGTGTTATCAATCGCATTGTATATTTTAGCGTCAAGCGAAAGATTAAGTTTGAAAAGTAACGAAGCCGGAATGAAGTATTTTCTGATGGGAGCTTTTGCTTCGGGAATTGTTTTGTTTGGAATCTGTCTTATCTACGGCGCTACAGGCTCATTTGAAATCACCGAAATCTACGCACTTTCGACATCAGGATTAATGCCTGCTTGGTTTTTTATCGGAATGGCGTTGCTTACAATTGGAATGTTATTCAAAATTGCAGCTGTACCTTTTCACTTTTGGGCGCCCGATGTTTACGAAGGATCGCCAAATCTTACAGCCGCTTTGATGAGTACTTTGACAAAAGTGGTGGCAATTGCAGCACTTTATAAATTGATTACAGGAATGGAATCAATTGTAGATTATAAGTTTCAAATCTTGATTGTAGTTATATCTATAGCTTCAATGGTAGTTGGAAATATTATGGCGTTGAGACAAGATAATGTGAAGCGTATGCTTGCATTCTCTGGAGTTTCGCATGCAGGATTTATGCTAATGGTATTCTTGAGCAATTCGCCATCACACGGAACTTTATTATACTATGCAGGTGCTTATGCCCTTGCTGGTATTGCGGCGTTTGCAGTACTAATTCACGTTTGTGAAGGTAAAGACAACGAGAATATCGTAAACTTTAATGGACTAGGTAAAACGAATCCGTTCTTGGCAGCAATGCTTACCGCGGCACTTTTGTCGATGGGTGGAATTCCAATTTTTTCTGGATTCTTTGCAAAGTTCATGTTGTTTACCCAAACAATTCAGTCAGGATATCTTTATGTAGTTATCGTTGCAGTATTGATGTCAATTGTGAGTATCGGATATTATTTCAAATTAATCCTGGCAATGTATACCAAAGATGCTGAGGAAACCTCTAGGCCTGTGCCTATGATTTACAGCGCTGTAGCGGGAATTGCAATTTTGATTAATATATTAATGGGATTATTTCCATCAGCAATCATCGATTTATTGTAA
- a CDS encoding 6-pyruvoyl trahydropterin synthase family protein: MSKIRITKQFNFETGHALYGYDGKCRNVHGHSYKLSVTVIGRPITDSTNVKFGMVIDFSDLKKIVLEEVVDVFDHATVFNKNTPHVELAKELSTRGHHVILVDYQPTSENMVIDFAEKIQSRLPQDIKLFSLRLQETESSFAEWYASDNI; encoded by the coding sequence ATGAGCAAAATTAGAATCACAAAACAGTTTAATTTCGAAACAGGTCACGCATTATACGGCTATGATGGCAAGTGTCGGAATGTGCACGGGCATAGCTACAAATTGTCGGTAACGGTAATCGGAAGGCCTATCACAGACAGTACAAATGTGAAATTCGGAATGGTAATTGACTTTTCTGATCTTAAGAAAATTGTGCTCGAAGAAGTTGTAGATGTCTTTGACCACGCGACTGTTTTCAATAAAAATACGCCACACGTTGAGCTTGCAAAAGAACTAAGCACTAGAGGTCACCACGTAATTTTGGTGGATTATCAGCCTACAAGTGAGAATATGGTAATTGATTTTGCCGAAAAAATACAAAGTCGTTTGCCTCAAGATATCAAATTATTTTCCCTTCGCCTTCAAGAGACTGAAAGCTCATTTGCAGAGTGGTATGCATCGGATAATATTTAA
- a CDS encoding OmpA family protein, translated as MKKLYIALSFVISTAGLQAQNTDTAKADKLYERYEFVSAAEQYTKLVDQGKADGYVYKQLADTYFNMFNTAEAAKWYAKAVETDQDAETYYRYAQMLKGNGQYEESNKQMRKFAAASPNDQRAKTFMENPNYIPKLMGKEKMYDITSLSVSSEKSDFGPVLNNNTLYFTSARNTSRKTYGWNDEPFLDIYTATYNTDGSINEATALTELNSQYHDGPVTLSADGNTMYFTSDSFRESSFERDRKNKLKLGKNNLFKATKNGDKWGNVQSLPFNSKEYSTSNPSLSHDGKTLYFSSDMPGSLGGVDIWKVAVNADGSYGTPENLGKRVNTEGNESFPFIAQDNQTLYFASAGKPGFGGYDVFKVKLNDSSEAVNLGKPVNSEKDDFSFSYDQEKNIGFFASNRSGMDNIYGANPLCGLEVLTVVTDSKTGKILSNAKVSILDDKNNVIATEMSNSKGEVGYNVECNKTFTIQASATGYESNTFAVAAVKTGTTTKVAAMLNPIAEIIKETQVVLNDVFFEFDKSNITREGAYELDKLVEAMKANPTMVIMVKAHTDNRGSDVYNMRLSDRRAKSSVQYILSKGIKKDRISGKGYGESEPKVNCGEGCTEAEHAENRRSEFIIVKK; from the coding sequence ATGAAAAAACTATATATAGCATTGAGTTTTGTGATTAGCACCGCGGGACTTCAGGCTCAAAATACAGACACCGCCAAGGCCGACAAGCTCTACGAAAGGTATGAGTTTGTGTCCGCAGCCGAGCAATACACCAAGCTAGTAGATCAAGGCAAAGCAGACGGATACGTCTACAAACAACTTGCCGATACCTACTTCAATATGTTCAATACCGCCGAGGCAGCCAAATGGTATGCCAAAGCAGTAGAGACCGATCAAGATGCCGAGACCTACTACCGTTATGCACAAATGCTAAAAGGAAACGGACAGTACGAAGAGTCAAACAAGCAGATGCGCAAGTTTGCAGCCGCAAGCCCAAACGATCAGCGTGCCAAAACCTTTATGGAAAATCCAAATTACATTCCCAAGCTAATGGGCAAGGAGAAAATGTACGACATCACAAGTCTTTCTGTAAGCAGTGAGAAGTCGGATTTCGGACCCGTATTGAACAACAATACATTGTATTTTACATCTGCTAGAAATACTTCTAGAAAAACCTATGGTTGGAATGATGAGCCATTTTTGGACATCTATACTGCAACCTATAATACAGATGGAAGCATTAACGAAGCGACAGCCCTTACAGAGCTAAATTCACAGTACCACGACGGCCCTGTGACGCTAAGTGCCGATGGAAATACGATGTACTTTACAAGTGATAGCTTTCGCGAAAGCTCTTTTGAAAGAGACCGCAAAAACAAATTAAAGCTTGGAAAGAATAACTTGTTTAAAGCCACAAAAAATGGAGATAAATGGGGGAATGTACAATCACTTCCTTTTAACAGCAAAGAGTATTCAACCAGCAATCCAAGTTTGAGCCATGACGGAAAAACACTTTACTTCTCATCGGATATGCCGGGGAGTTTAGGTGGAGTAGATATCTGGAAAGTAGCAGTAAATGCAGATGGTAGCTACGGAACGCCAGAAAACTTAGGCAAAAGAGTGAACACTGAAGGAAATGAAAGTTTCCCGTTTATAGCACAAGACAATCAGACCTTGTACTTTGCTTCGGCAGGAAAACCAGGTTTTGGAGGTTATGATGTTTTTAAAGTAAAACTAAACGATTCATCAGAAGCAGTAAACCTTGGAAAACCAGTAAACTCTGAGAAAGATGACTTTAGCTTTAGCTATGACCAAGAGAAAAATATTGGATTCTTTGCTAGTAATAGATCGGGAATGGACAATATTTATGGTGCTAATCCATTGTGTGGTTTAGAAGTGTTGACGGTAGTTACTGATTCTAAAACAGGAAAAATTCTTTCAAATGCGAAAGTATCGATCTTGGACGACAAGAACAATGTGATTGCAACAGAGATGAGCAACTCAAAAGGAGAAGTTGGCTACAATGTAGAGTGTAATAAAACCTTTACTATCCAAGCATCAGCTACAGGATATGAGAGCAACACATTTGCCGTAGCGGCAGTAAAAACTGGAACGACTACCAAAGTAGCAGCGATGCTTAATCCAATTGCAGAAATCATCAAAGAAACACAAGTAGTACTTAACGATGTATTCTTCGAATTTGACAAGAGCAATATCACAAGAGAAGGTGCTTACGAGCTAGACAAATTAGTTGAGGCAATGAAAGCCAATCCTACGATGGTGATTATGGTAAAAGCACATACTGATAATAGAGGTAGTGATGTTTACAATATGAGATTATCTGATAGAAGAGCAAAATCTAGCGTTCAATACATCCTATCAAAAGGAATTAAGAAAGATAGAATCTCTGGAAAAGGATATGGAGAATCAGAGCCTAAAGTTAATTGTGGAGAAGGTTGTACAGAAGCCGAGCACGCAGAGAACAGACGTTCTGAGTTTATTATCGTAAAGAAATAA
- a CDS encoding PorP/SprF family type IX secretion system membrane protein produces the protein MKKLYFTAFLAFLAFTDSYAQQDPHYTQYMYNMNVINPAYAGSKEALSFGLLYRKQWVDIEDAPTTFSLSGSMPVGRNVGLGLSLISDEIGPVTEQNAYADFSYTLNLGGEHRLALGLKAGATFHKVGLFTEIGQSNVPDLGDPAFSENTSNVYPNVGTGVFYYTQKYYVAFSVPNMLKSKHLDINNVNGKKQFGTESLHYFLTGGYVFDLSPSVKFKPFAMLKSAFDAPLSVDVSTNFLFNEKFEIGATYRIDDSFGAMVNYAISPSLRIGYAYDHIVSDLNITTPSSHEVILLFDINFSKKVSQSPRYF, from the coding sequence ATGAAGAAACTATATTTCACGGCCTTCTTAGCGTTTTTAGCCTTTACAGATAGCTATGCGCAACAAGATCCCCATTATACACAGTATATGTATAATATGAATGTCATCAATCCAGCTTATGCAGGAAGTAAAGAAGCCTTGTCTTTTGGACTTTTATACAGAAAGCAATGGGTTGATATCGAAGATGCTCCTACTACCTTCTCTCTATCTGGAAGCATGCCAGTAGGACGCAATGTAGGACTAGGACTTTCACTTATCTCTGATGAGATAGGACCCGTAACCGAGCAAAATGCCTATGCCGATTTCTCATACACCCTAAATCTAGGAGGTGAACACCGCTTAGCATTAGGATTAAAAGCAGGAGCTACTTTTCATAAAGTAGGCTTGTTTACAGAAATTGGACAAAGCAATGTGCCCGATTTAGGCGACCCTGCTTTTTCTGAGAACACATCCAATGTGTATCCAAACGTAGGAACAGGAGTTTTCTACTACACACAGAAGTATTATGTTGCTTTCTCTGTACCAAATATGCTAAAATCAAAACACCTTGACATTAATAATGTGAATGGTAAAAAGCAATTTGGAACAGAAAGTTTGCACTACTTCCTAACGGGAGGGTACGTATTTGATCTGAGCCCAAGTGTGAAGTTTAAGCCCTTTGCGATGCTTAAGTCAGCCTTTGATGCGCCACTATCGGTGGATGTATCGACCAACTTTTTATTCAATGAGAAATTTGAAATCGGAGCCACTTACCGCATCGACGATTCTTTTGGCGCCATGGTAAACTATGCCATCAGTCCATCGCTTCGTATCGGATACGCCTACGATCACATTGTATCAGATCTAAATATTACCACACCGTCCTCGCACGAGGTAATCTTATTGTTTGATATTAATTTCTCTAAGAAAGTATCACAATCTCCAAGGTATTTCTAA